In a single window of the Thermofilum uzonense genome:
- the mvk gene encoding mevalonate kinase, which translates to MRATASAPGKVILFGEHFVVKDQPAIAVAVSLRAYVTATLLKEKTIRVYSRNLALSREYTLPPADDKNPLYPVAHAAFTVLNKLGAYHGISIEIDSEIPPSAGMGSSAAVSVATIAATAKAMGEDLRLEEISRMAYEAERIVHGRPSGIDNTIATYGGAIAYRKSEGFLRLNVDFKDVSLILADTGKPRSTGLLVKRVLDLYDAFPSVLEPIYYAAGRLAVEAAKMMERGDWEAVGALMNVNHGLLSAIGVSTIELEQIVYAAREAGALGAKLTGAGGGGYAVILCKRDHEGKIIEELRKVSPRLLKLNVENTGVSTSL; encoded by the coding sequence ATGAGAGCTACAGCTTCCGCGCCAGGCAAGGTAATATTATTCGGAGAACACTTCGTAGTGAAAGACCAGCCTGCCATAGCGGTCGCCGTCTCTCTAAGAGCCTACGTAACAGCTACTCTTTTGAAAGAAAAAACAATAAGAGTCTACAGTAGGAATCTGGCATTGAGTCGTGAGTATACTCTCCCCCCTGCGGACGATAAAAACCCTCTATACCCTGTAGCTCATGCAGCCTTTACAGTTCTAAATAAGCTGGGGGCCTACCATGGCATTAGCATCGAAATAGACTCTGAAATTCCTCCTTCAGCGGGTATGGGCAGTTCGGCCGCAGTATCCGTAGCTACAATAGCAGCAACCGCTAAGGCCATGGGCGAGGATTTGCGTTTAGAGGAGATTTCAAGGATGGCTTACGAGGCAGAGAGGATAGTCCATGGCCGACCGAGCGGCATAGACAATACCATTGCCACATATGGGGGAGCAATAGCTTATCGTAAAAGTGAAGGATTCCTGAGACTCAACGTTGACTTTAAGGATGTGTCGTTAATTTTAGCCGATACCGGGAAACCAAGAAGTACGGGGCTACTCGTTAAACGTGTACTTGATCTTTACGATGCTTTTCCCTCTGTGTTAGAACCGATTTACTACGCTGCGGGTCGGCTTGCTGTAGAGGCCGCCAAGATGATGGAGCGGGGAGACTGGGAGGCTGTAGGAGCCTTGATGAATGTAAATCACGGACTCCTTTCAGCCATCGGTGTCTCAACGATCGAGCTAGAGCAGATAGTATACGCTGCGAGAGAGGCAGGAGCCCTTGGGGCTAAGCTTACAGGTGCGGGGGGAGGGGGTTACGCGGTGATACTTTGCAAGAGAGATCATGAAGGAAAGATTATAGAGGAACTGAGAAAAGT
- a CDS encoding TrpB-like pyridoxal phosphate-dependent enzyme gives MTKKYMLDESLLPRQWYNILPDLPEPLPPPISPATGKPVNPEELEAIFPKEIVRQEVSQEKFIPIPEEVRDVYRIWRPTPLIRATRLEKALKTPARIYFKFEGVSPPGSHKPNTAVAQAYYNMREGVERLTTETGAGQWGSALAFATNLFNLKLTVYMVKASYLQKPYRAILMKIWGAEVLSSPSDRTKTGREVLAKDPENPGSLGIAISEAIEDAVTHENTKYSLGSVLNHVLMHQTVIGLEAIEQMKLADDFPDYVVGCVGGGSNFGGLAYPFYMLVHDGKAPKKVSLVAIEPTAAPSLTKGEYIYDFGDTAGLTPLLKMYTLGHDFIPPPIHAGGLRYHGAAPTLSLLRKHDIVKSVAYDQVSVFQAADFFAKTEGIVPAPESAHAIKAVIDLAMEARQKNEEKVILFNLSGHGLLDLAAYADYHQGKLPAYEYPAEKVQESMQKLKAFLATIGQS, from the coding sequence ATGACAAAAAAGTACATGTTAGATGAAAGCCTCTTACCCAGACAATGGTACAACATCTTACCGGACTTACCTGAACCCCTTCCTCCACCCATCTCCCCGGCTACGGGCAAACCAGTAAATCCAGAGGAGCTTGAAGCGATCTTTCCCAAGGAGATTGTGAGACAGGAAGTGTCTCAAGAGAAATTTATACCTATACCTGAAGAAGTGCGAGACGTCTACCGCATTTGGAGACCTACCCCTCTTATAAGGGCTACGCGTCTTGAGAAGGCTCTCAAAACACCCGCCAGAATATACTTTAAGTTTGAGGGAGTGAGTCCTCCAGGAAGCCACAAGCCTAACACAGCTGTAGCCCAGGCTTATTACAATATGAGGGAGGGCGTAGAGCGACTTACAACCGAGACAGGTGCAGGCCAGTGGGGCAGCGCTCTAGCGTTTGCAACAAATCTCTTCAACCTGAAGCTAACCGTCTACATGGTCAAAGCCAGTTATCTTCAAAAGCCGTATCGAGCCATACTCATGAAGATTTGGGGTGCCGAGGTATTGTCGAGTCCCAGCGATAGAACCAAGACCGGCAGAGAGGTACTGGCAAAGGATCCCGAAAACCCAGGCTCCCTTGGAATAGCGATCAGCGAGGCTATAGAGGACGCTGTGACACATGAAAATACAAAATATAGCCTCGGCAGTGTTCTCAACCACGTCCTCATGCACCAGACGGTTATAGGCCTAGAGGCTATAGAGCAGATGAAGCTCGCAGACGACTTCCCCGACTACGTGGTGGGATGTGTCGGCGGCGGCAGCAATTTCGGGGGACTAGCGTACCCCTTCTACATGCTTGTACACGACGGGAAAGCACCGAAAAAAGTAAGCCTAGTGGCTATAGAGCCGACCGCGGCCCCCTCTCTTACAAAAGGAGAGTACATATACGACTTCGGAGACACAGCCGGGCTTACACCGCTCCTAAAAATGTATACGCTAGGCCACGATTTTATACCGCCCCCAATTCACGCCGGAGGCCTCAGGTATCATGGAGCTGCCCCAACTCTAAGCCTTCTCAGGAAACACGACATAGTGAAAAGCGTCGCCTACGACCAGGTTTCAGTGTTCCAGGCTGCCGATTTCTTCGCTAAGACAGAGGGCATAGTTCCTGCCCCCGAGAGTGCGCACGCGATAAAGGCTGTTATTGATCTTGCTATGGAAGCAAGGCAAAAGAATGAGGAGAAAGTCATACTGTTCAATCTAAGCGGTCATGGGCTTCTCGATCTAGCTGCCTATGCGGATTATCATCAAGGAAAACTGCCTGCCTATGAATACCCTGCGGAGAAGGTCCAGGAGTCCATGCAGAAGCTGAAAGCTTTCCTCGCTACTATAGGGCAGTCCTAA
- a CDS encoding DHHA1 domain-containing protein, giving the protein MMLTIIAHGDIDGMVSAAIIISYYLKNKEGVKYKVYFSQPFSLHNTLQRIHFTSGEVYILDIAFNEEYWETTSQALSFLTRVAQTTWIDHHPSTIFHKDKITATGVNVLATPAPSTASLLANLIPLTIDPDFSLRLIKLAELTDTPNPDPSVRELGLESAAEILTGAIALEPRDDDLRKKIIESWVKKRILVPEEAVLRFQESEEKLQRLLKEVKNRVIYDSPVLRIIDLRDLRVYGFSGRIASQEAAAQRKIILILFRIGQNIVVITGRAPTGFPVNLAQLFSRFSEELGVSGGGHNYAASLRVPAGIADKVVRQIINEVEKAQEVLNQG; this is encoded by the coding sequence ATGATGCTAACAATAATAGCTCACGGCGACATAGACGGCATGGTCTCCGCAGCTATAATAATTTCATATTATCTCAAAAACAAGGAGGGGGTGAAGTATAAAGTATATTTCTCGCAGCCTTTCTCTCTTCATAACACCCTTCAAAGAATACACTTTACCTCGGGTGAAGTCTATATTCTTGACATCGCATTCAACGAGGAGTACTGGGAAACAACTAGTCAAGCCCTCTCGTTCCTAACCAGAGTCGCGCAAACAACATGGATTGATCATCATCCCTCAACAATTTTTCATAAAGATAAAATTACAGCTACAGGTGTGAATGTCCTGGCCACACCCGCCCCATCTACAGCCTCGCTCCTGGCCAATCTAATACCGCTTACCATCGACCCAGACTTCTCTCTAAGACTAATAAAGCTTGCAGAGCTAACAGACACACCAAACCCTGATCCTAGCGTAAGGGAGTTAGGGCTTGAGTCGGCAGCCGAGATACTAACCGGCGCTATCGCCTTAGAGCCTCGTGACGACGATCTAAGGAAAAAAATAATCGAGAGCTGGGTTAAGAAGCGCATACTTGTTCCTGAAGAGGCGGTATTAAGGTTTCAAGAAAGTGAAGAGAAGCTGCAAAGACTGCTTAAAGAGGTAAAAAACAGGGTAATATATGACTCACCTGTCTTACGCATTATAGATCTAAGAGACCTTAGAGTATATGGGTTCTCAGGCAGAATAGCTTCACAGGAGGCTGCTGCACAGAGGAAAATTATCTTAATACTCTTCCGGATAGGTCAAAACATAGTCGTGATAACGGGTAGAGCACCAACAGGTTTTCCCGTAAATCTAGCTCAACTATTCTCACGTTTCTCCGAGGAATTAGGGGTAAGCGGGGGTGGACACAACTACGCCGCCTCCTTGAGAGTTCCAGCAGGCATTGCAGACAAGGTGGTTAGACAAATCATCAACGAAGTGGAGAAGGCTCAAGAGGTTCTAAATCAAGGTTAG
- a CDS encoding ASCH domain-containing protein, whose protein sequence is MSGHTTRKLGKTLSFRLRYLEKILRGEKTTTIRKGILQPQSDEVFLESGGQIYGEARVKSLRFTRVSELTKDDALKDGFNSLEDLLDALKEIYPDIKEDDWVTIISLEEITRYSSPVPVNEIKSLKAVDPSLVARLALAYGIDESQIHRVVLAKLALGYTTGKVAEDLGLPEPQVKEILNNYALKLRSKNLLL, encoded by the coding sequence ATGAGTGGTCACACCACGCGTAAGCTCGGGAAAACACTGAGCTTTAGACTAAGGTACCTTGAGAAAATCCTAAGGGGTGAAAAAACTACCACCATTAGGAAGGGTATTCTTCAACCGCAAAGCGATGAGGTCTTCCTGGAGAGTGGAGGACAGATATATGGAGAAGCGCGCGTAAAATCACTTAGGTTTACGAGGGTCTCGGAGCTCACAAAGGATGATGCCTTGAAGGATGGTTTTAATAGCCTAGAAGATCTCCTGGATGCCTTGAAGGAAATCTATCCAGATATAAAGGAGGACGACTGGGTCACCATAATCTCTCTCGAAGAGATTACACGTTACTCATCTCCCGTTCCAGTGAATGAAATAAAGAGTTTAAAGGCGGTAGATCCTTCTCTAGTGGCCCGCTTAGCATTAGCTTACGGCATCGACGAGTCCCAGATACATCGCGTTGTATTAGCGAAACTAGCCTTAGGATATACCACCGGGAAGGTAGCTGAAGACCTCGGCCTACCCGAGCCTCAAGTAAAAGAGATCTTAAACAATTATGCGCTAAAACTTCGGTCGAAAAATCTTCTCTTATAG
- a CDS encoding Cdc6/Cdc18 family protein, producing the protein MAILRNPSVLSRQHIPSRLPHRESQLDMLQTLLRDAVEGPPFFKVIQLIGPKGTGKTTSSHLLLKSLREENPLIQHVYVNLRALADISPWVFYSQLLTKMGGKASRSLSAGELFDKFVSSLRKEKGKTFILTIDEADQLSGYRSLRGGQIVYNLTRLSELGVENVSGVIFISRDESWSQRLAPEEQSSLGNMIVNYPAYTRDQLVDIILYRASEAFVIGTFPEAVAEYLAEVTVTLFDSDLRKALDILLIAAQIAETSKDEKLSYNHINRAIEQGLREKYLFSINPETLGTAERVVLSAILLASRQLNQSFITLRDIQRYIELICENYRLRKLTPRETDEALQRLTDEGYIQFKGPLRVYITMLPPPARQEGLPDLVEKLLGVSA; encoded by the coding sequence ATGGCTATACTGCGTAACCCCAGCGTCCTTTCACGTCAACATATACCTAGTCGTCTCCCACACCGTGAATCTCAGCTTGACATGCTTCAGACTCTCCTAAGGGACGCTGTCGAGGGCCCGCCCTTTTTTAAGGTGATACAACTGATCGGCCCGAAAGGTACGGGAAAGACTACTTCTTCACACCTGCTCTTGAAGTCTTTACGAGAGGAAAATCCACTCATCCAGCACGTCTACGTTAACCTCCGTGCTCTGGCAGACATATCTCCCTGGGTATTCTATTCACAGTTGCTTACAAAGATGGGCGGCAAAGCTTCACGCAGCCTGAGCGCGGGCGAGCTGTTTGACAAGTTCGTCTCATCCCTGCGCAAAGAAAAGGGAAAGACATTCATTTTAACCATCGACGAAGCAGACCAGCTTTCGGGCTACCGTTCGCTAAGAGGTGGACAAATAGTTTACAACTTGACCAGGCTTTCCGAGCTCGGCGTCGAGAATGTTAGTGGTGTGATATTCATTTCGAGGGATGAGAGCTGGTCTCAACGCCTTGCTCCTGAAGAGCAGTCCTCGCTCGGCAACATGATAGTAAACTATCCCGCTTATACTCGTGATCAATTGGTCGATATAATCCTCTATCGGGCATCCGAGGCGTTTGTCATTGGAACTTTTCCCGAGGCTGTTGCAGAGTATCTGGCCGAGGTCACTGTTACTCTCTTCGACTCTGACTTGAGGAAGGCTCTTGATATCCTGCTTATTGCAGCGCAAATAGCTGAGACCAGCAAAGATGAGAAGCTCTCCTATAACCACATAAACAGGGCCATAGAGCAGGGCTTGCGTGAAAAATACCTTTTCTCTATCAACCCTGAAACGCTTGGAACAGCTGAACGCGTAGTATTGTCCGCTATATTATTGGCTTCAAGGCAGCTGAACCAAAGCTTTATCACTCTCAGAGATATCCAGAGGTACATTGAGCTAATCTGTGAAAATTATCGGCTCAGGAAGCTCACACCCCGCGAAACGGACGAGGCTCTACAGAGGCTCACCGACGAGGGGTACATACAGTTCAAGGGTCCTTTGAGAGTATATATCACCATGCTGCCGCCCCCCGCACGTCAGGAGGGCTTGCCAGACCTGGTAGAGAAGCTCCTAGGAGTTAGCGCCTAA
- a CDS encoding DUF354 domain-containing protein has protein sequence MKIWVEALTPKQILLFSYIQDIFGRQNVFLTTRDYDLNANLASKRWSKHFLVGRYPGASSIAKTRESIKRQEKLIDIVSSEKPDVHLTFVSPDSVRVAFGLGIPVITSSDSPHSDAVSRLTIPLSRIFVTPYFLLEDFEKYNRLVEVVGFEGVFELAWILREKPDPKVPRELGLEPFSYALVRPGEEKSYYYPSPAFATRMPLSIARMILRRTDLTVIVYPRYPDQALLYRRLLSRWNNRVKILEGATDFVSLEYHARLVITGGGTMATESALLGTPSISTYPGELKVHKFIRKRGFPLYKAPLPQSFIEKLLLLETGPGERERYIQRAKKTLQDPISVFAREITRIINRNEN, from the coding sequence GTGAAGATATGGGTAGAAGCGCTTACCCCTAAACAGATTCTCCTATTTTCTTATATTCAAGACATATTCGGCAGGCAAAATGTGTTTTTAACGACTCGCGATTATGATCTTAACGCCAACCTGGCTAGCAAGAGATGGTCAAAACACTTTCTTGTAGGCCGCTATCCCGGAGCATCGTCTATAGCCAAAACTCGAGAAAGTATAAAGCGGCAAGAGAAACTTATTGATATAGTGTCTTCTGAAAAACCGGACGTTCACCTTACCTTTGTCTCACCTGACTCAGTACGTGTGGCCTTTGGTCTCGGCATACCAGTTATAACTAGTAGTGACTCGCCGCACTCAGATGCAGTGTCAAGGCTAACGATTCCTCTCTCTAGGATATTTGTGACGCCTTACTTCCTATTGGAAGATTTTGAAAAATACAATAGGCTTGTGGAAGTAGTGGGATTTGAAGGAGTTTTCGAGCTAGCATGGATTCTACGTGAAAAACCTGACCCAAAGGTCCCAAGGGAGCTCGGATTGGAGCCCTTCAGTTACGCGTTAGTACGACCAGGAGAGGAGAAATCATATTACTACCCTTCCCCTGCCTTCGCGACTAGGATGCCTCTCTCTATAGCTAGAATGATTCTGAGGAGGACAGATCTCACAGTTATCGTGTATCCACGCTATCCGGATCAAGCCTTGCTATATAGAAGACTGCTTTCTAGGTGGAATAATAGGGTAAAGATTCTTGAAGGGGCTACAGATTTCGTGAGCCTGGAGTACCACGCAAGGCTTGTCATTACAGGTGGTGGCACAATGGCCACAGAGTCCGCGCTCCTCGGAACCCCTTCAATCTCGACGTATCCCGGCGAGCTAAAAGTTCACAAGTTTATAAGAAAGAGAGGATTCCCACTTTATAAGGCCCCTCTGCCTCAAAGCTTTATTGAAAAATTATTACTTCTCGAGACAGGACCAGGAGAACGCGAACGATATATCCAGAGAGCTAAGAAAACTTTACAAGACCCCATTAGCGTTTTCGCACGGGAAATCACAAGAATTATCAATAGAAATGAAAACTAG
- the rpl12p gene encoding 50S ribosomal protein P1, which yields MEYVYASLILYHAGKEITEESVKKILEAAGIQVDEIRLKALVASLKEINIEEAIKTAAVPVAAAPATAPATTAPVQAKTEEAKKEEEKKEEAPEETVEEGLSSLFGF from the coding sequence ATGGAGTATGTATATGCAAGCTTAATCCTCTACCATGCTGGAAAAGAGATAACAGAGGAAAGCGTGAAGAAAATCCTTGAAGCGGCAGGTATCCAGGTCGACGAGATACGATTGAAAGCTTTGGTAGCCTCTCTCAAGGAAATAAACATCGAAGAAGCCATAAAGACCGCGGCCGTACCTGTTGCCGCGGCTCCTGCAACGGCCCCCGCTACAACAGCCCCTGTTCAGGCTAAGACGGAGGAGGCTAAGAAAGAGGAAGAGAAAAAGGAGGAGGCGCCCGAGGAGACTGTTGAAGAGGGTCTTTCAAGCCTTTTCGGCTTCTGA
- a CDS encoding DUF92 domain-containing protein, whose amino-acid sequence MSEINGVIFNFAFGLALGLPLGLAAYKLKYLDAKAAALSIMFSGLYFMGGIGLYLASLTFFFSSSLITKLGYANKRQKDAAEREGGRSSSQVIGAGLVAALFTALHGLFIDYRQKLLPTALAVLAASNADTWAAELGAIYPGRPRLITRPWVKVEPGTSGGITPLGTMGSILGAAIIGVVALLESNLGLLNINHACVPLIIALGWLGEVLDSVVGATLQRKYYCPRCKTLTDKTTHSCGEKTLPAGGFSFITNEVTNLIATGLVGLLGFLILC is encoded by the coding sequence GTGAGTGAGATTAACGGCGTCATCTTCAACTTTGCATTCGGGCTCGCGTTAGGCTTACCTCTAGGCCTAGCAGCTTACAAGCTAAAATATCTCGACGCCAAAGCTGCGGCTTTAAGCATTATGTTCTCAGGCCTTTATTTCATGGGGGGTATCGGGCTTTACCTTGCGTCCCTCACATTTTTCTTCTCATCTTCACTTATAACAAAACTCGGCTATGCAAATAAGAGGCAAAAGGATGCTGCTGAGCGCGAGGGAGGGCGTTCTTCTAGCCAGGTGATAGGCGCCGGGCTTGTCGCCGCACTATTCACGGCTCTCCATGGACTCTTCATAGATTACCGTCAGAAACTACTGCCTACTGCTCTAGCCGTTCTTGCGGCATCAAACGCTGATACCTGGGCAGCTGAGCTAGGAGCCATTTATCCGGGTAGACCCCGGCTTATTACTCGTCCCTGGGTTAAGGTAGAGCCAGGCACCTCAGGCGGGATAACACCATTGGGCACAATGGGAAGTATTCTTGGAGCCGCGATTATAGGTGTAGTTGCGCTTCTAGAAAGCAATCTAGGCTTACTTAATATCAATCACGCATGTGTTCCTCTTATAATCGCGTTGGGCTGGCTGGGCGAAGTTCTTGACAGCGTTGTTGGAGCCACTTTACAGAGAAAATACTATTGTCCGCGTTGCAAGACGCTTACCGACAAAACAACGCATAGCTGTGGCGAGAAAACACTGCCGGCCGGCGGGTTCTCGTTTATAACAAACGAGGTGACAAACCTTATTGCTACTGGACTCGTGGGCTTACTTGGCTTTCTTATCCTTTGCTAA
- a CDS encoding NfeD family protein, with protein MRRTSFIIFVIILGLLLAALSKAQPESVAVVEIHGGIDEGKVYLVKKGLSIVNGGILILVIDSYGGYVKSMDEIISLLKTCQCRTIAFLPPGSKAVSAATGVALAASKLYVGDGAVIGACKPTPSNDKTEAYMISRFTGLLEEKKIQKPDLLARELVIENKAFTAREALDLGLADARAGSLGEVLRAEGLEGLPISYLRDDLVSEALSLLIDPGIALLLAVLGVLLLALEFHVTGFQGWGVIGGALILTALYTFNLIGINLYAFLLVSLGVVLILLELFKPGIQVFGLSGGLLVGIGIAVEYYTQPYHALSSFTVTALVLLGLIGVFIALIIYKASQTLGMKTLSLEEKLIGKTGYAKTGITPGKRGVVYVEGEDWTAESDDEIREGQRIIVEAVRGLVLKVRPAESK; from the coding sequence ATGCGTAGAACTTCGTTCATAATTTTTGTGATTATACTCGGTCTCCTTCTGGCTGCTCTCAGTAAAGCACAACCAGAAAGTGTAGCTGTAGTAGAGATCCATGGCGGTATTGATGAGGGGAAAGTTTACCTTGTAAAGAAGGGCTTATCCATTGTCAACGGGGGCATTCTCATACTGGTAATTGATAGTTATGGAGGCTACGTCAAGTCCATGGACGAGATAATCTCTCTCCTCAAGACCTGCCAGTGCAGAACCATAGCTTTCCTGCCTCCAGGCTCTAAAGCCGTCTCAGCAGCCACCGGCGTAGCGCTAGCAGCCTCAAAACTCTATGTCGGTGACGGCGCAGTCATTGGAGCATGTAAGCCAACACCGTCAAATGACAAGACAGAGGCCTATATGATTTCGAGGTTCACTGGGCTTCTTGAAGAGAAAAAGATCCAAAAGCCTGATCTACTTGCCCGTGAACTCGTCATAGAAAATAAAGCGTTTACCGCGAGGGAGGCGTTAGATTTAGGCCTTGCAGACGCGAGGGCAGGGAGCCTCGGCGAGGTATTAAGGGCGGAGGGTCTTGAGGGATTGCCTATCTCATACCTCAGAGACGATCTGGTCAGCGAGGCGCTCTCTCTTTTAATAGATCCTGGTATTGCGCTCCTCTTGGCTGTCCTAGGAGTACTTCTACTAGCACTGGAGTTCCATGTTACGGGGTTTCAGGGATGGGGTGTGATAGGGGGCGCCCTTATTTTAACGGCACTTTACACGTTCAACCTAATCGGGATCAACCTTTATGCATTTTTACTCGTTTCACTCGGCGTAGTGCTTATCCTCCTTGAGCTCTTCAAGCCGGGTATACAGGTCTTTGGGCTTAGCGGTGGACTTCTAGTCGGTATTGGGATTGCTGTTGAATACTATACTCAGCCCTACCATGCTCTCTCATCATTCACTGTAACTGCACTAGTCCTGTTGGGATTAATTGGAGTCTTTATAGCCCTCATAATCTACAAGGCTTCTCAAACCCTCGGGATGAAGACGCTAAGCCTTGAGGAGAAACTCATAGGCAAAACGGGTTACGCGAAAACAGGAATAACACCCGGAAAGAGAGGAGTAGTATATGTAGAGGGAGAGGATTGGACAGCAGAAAGCGACGATGAAATACGAGAAGGACAGAGAATAATTGTAGAAGCTGTGAGGGGCCTCGTTCTAAAGGTGAGGCCTGCGGAAAGCAAATAA
- a CDS encoding SPFH domain-containing protein encodes MGPLSVFLAFVVLIVFASIIASSIRIVPEYQRIVVLRLGRVVKVAGPGLVLLIPFIDRGIVVDLREQYIEVTKQTCITKDNAPVDIDFLIYFRVIDPTKSVVEVSDFRGAAIGIATTTLRAVVGDIDLDQVLAKREYINEVLREKLDEVTARWGVKVTAVEIREIIPPREVQEAMIKQMSAERNRRAMVTEAEGKREAAIRVAQGEKEALILKAEGEKQAAILKAEGQALALRYVDEEARKLDSKTVLLQYFGALEAIASSPSTKIVLPMELFKLLGPLQEYFAGKKEDK; translated from the coding sequence ATGGGTCCCCTCTCTGTTTTCTTAGCCTTTGTAGTCTTGATAGTCTTTGCCAGCATAATAGCCTCGAGTATTCGTATAGTTCCAGAGTATCAAAGAATAGTTGTTTTAAGGCTTGGAAGAGTAGTAAAGGTCGCGGGTCCAGGGCTCGTGCTGCTAATTCCTTTCATCGATAGAGGTATAGTTGTCGATCTTCGAGAACAATATATAGAAGTCACGAAGCAGACTTGCATCACGAAGGATAATGCTCCCGTAGACATCGACTTCCTCATATACTTCAGGGTCATAGACCCGACGAAAAGCGTGGTAGAAGTATCCGATTTTAGGGGGGCGGCTATAGGTATAGCTACCACAACTTTACGTGCAGTCGTCGGCGATATTGACCTAGACCAGGTTCTGGCAAAACGGGAGTACATAAACGAGGTGCTCCGTGAGAAGCTCGATGAAGTGACAGCAAGGTGGGGCGTCAAGGTGACAGCCGTAGAAATACGTGAAATAATACCTCCACGGGAGGTTCAAGAGGCTATGATTAAACAGATGTCCGCCGAGAGGAACAGGAGAGCCATGGTAACCGAGGCTGAAGGAAAACGTGAAGCAGCCATACGTGTGGCTCAGGGAGAAAAGGAGGCGCTCATCCTCAAAGCGGAGGGCGAAAAACAAGCAGCTATACTAAAGGCGGAGGGTCAGGCCCTAGCCCTGCGCTACGTTGATGAGGAAGCTAGAAAACTGGACTCGAAGACCGTCCTCCTACAGTACTTTGGAGCGCTCGAGGCGATAGCATCTTCCCCATCTACAAAGATAGTGCTTCCCATGGAACTCTTCAAACTACTTGGGCCCCTTCAGGAGTACTTCGCTGGGAAGAAAGAAGATAAATGA
- a CDS encoding ArsR/SmtB family transcription factor has product MAHEYKIEELAEVLQVLANPIRLKMLSLIAVKPRHAYELSKLLGLSYPLTHLHVSLLERTGFIKGEIVPGPRPKKVYSLTEFKIVVSPDLLKRMGEKLEAE; this is encoded by the coding sequence ATGGCACATGAATATAAAATCGAAGAACTCGCAGAGGTGTTACAAGTGCTTGCAAACCCTATACGTTTAAAGATGCTTTCCCTAATAGCTGTAAAGCCAAGGCATGCATATGAGCTCTCGAAACTTCTAGGGCTCTCATACCCGCTTACACACCTTCATGTTTCCCTACTGGAAAGAACAGGCTTTATAAAGGGAGAAATAGTCCCAGGTCCTCGCCCCAAGAAGGTCTACTCTCTTACAGAGTTCAAAATAGTGGTTTCACCTGATCTTTTAAAGAGGATGGGTGAGAAACTTGAAGCTGAGTAA
- a CDS encoding class I fructose-bisphosphate aldolase, which produces MGTLSPGKKIRIKRLFKDGRALIVALDHGRRHGPIPGIEDMASTLEKVLEGRPDAVMLTPAMIQRYHELLSNVFVVARIDGTGTTRSQDETDDRLISSVARAVYSGADAVSVMIYPGSRNESMLWEKLARVVEEAEPLGIPVMAEVVPKPPVFTSVDAEVVAYGARIAAELGADIVKTVYASDFSIVTKKTPVPVVVLGASKAPLSEVLSKVEEAVKSGAAGAAIGRNIFQHESPDRVVKALMEIIHGGASHLEVLKKYSLS; this is translated from the coding sequence GTGGGAACCTTGAGCCCGGGGAAAAAGATAAGGATTAAGAGGCTTTTCAAGGACGGCAGGGCTCTCATTGTTGCCCTTGACCACGGGCGACGGCATGGGCCGATACCGGGGATCGAGGACATGGCTTCTACGCTGGAAAAGGTCTTAGAGGGGCGGCCGGATGCTGTGATGCTTACTCCTGCCATGATCCAAAGATACCATGAGCTTTTGTCCAACGTTTTTGTAGTAGCCAGGATAGATGGAACCGGGACGACGCGAAGCCAAGACGAAACCGATGATAGGCTTATCTCCTCGGTAGCACGCGCCGTTTATTCGGGAGCGGACGCTGTCAGCGTCATGATATATCCGGGAAGTAGAAACGAGTCTATGCTCTGGGAGAAACTAGCCAGAGTGGTCGAAGAAGCAGAACCCCTAGGCATACCGGTAATGGCAGAGGTGGTTCCCAAACCTCCTGTCTTTACCAGTGTAGATGCAGAGGTCGTGGCATACGGGGCTAGAATAGCAGCAGAGCTCGGCGCTGATATAGTGAAGACCGTTTACGCTAGTGACTTTTCCATCGTTACGAAAAAAACACCGGTGCCTGTGGTTGTTCTCGGCGCATCAAAGGCTCCACTGAGTGAAGTTCTTTCCAAGGTCGAGGAAGCCGTGAAATCTGGTGCTGCCGGTGCGGCGATCGGGCGTAATATATTTCAACATGAGAGCCCTGACAGGGTTGTCAAAGCCTTAATGGAGATTATTCATGGTGGGGCCTCTCACTTGGAAGTTTTGAAGAAGTATTCTCTCTCGTAG